CCAGGAAGGACCGGTCTTTATGAAAGCATGGATTGACCAGCGGATCGGAAGACAGTTTTTATTCGTCTTCTATTTATTCATCGGACTGATCCTCCTTACCTCACTCGCCGTGTACATGTATACGGAAAACCGAATCGAACAGACGACGTCATCGCTCGAAAACATTAGCGAACGGCGCACAAATGCGACCGAGCTATTCGAGACGTGGCAGTCGATGCAATATGAAATGCGTGGCTATGTCATCCTCGGCGACGAGGCGATGCTCACTCGCGTCAAAGACAAACAAGAATTGATCGAAACCCAGACCGCTTGGTTCGAGACGAACGCGGTCACTGAAAAAGAAAAGACATATGCAAGTGATGCTCGGACGCTCTTCTCGGCCTATCAACAACGCGTCATGCCTAGCCTTGAGCGTTACGTTGTCGCCAAACGCGAAGGAACGATCACTGAACCGTTCTTGAAAATGCCGACGCTCGGTAAAGTAAATCCGCAAGCGGAACCACCTGCCGATCGCAAATTCAAGATCAATTCGAAAAGTGCCGCTGACATGAGCGCGAGCATCGTCGACATGGAGACCGTATTCACGGAGTATCGCAACTCATTGAATGAAGAAGAGAATCTGCTACGGGAACAACTGGCCACACATACGAAGTGGGCCCAAGTGTTATGGCTCCTCTCTCTCTTAGCGGTCTTGCTCGTCCTCTTCATCGCCGCCCGTCCTTACGTCCAACGACTGACCGGTCAACTTCATGAGTTGATCATCAACAGTGAACGTTTGGCGGACGAACGGATCATCCCGATCCCGGCGGCTGTGTCGTCACGAAACGAGGTTGGACAATTGACGAACTCCTTCCGTCAAATGGCCTCTTCGCTCGCGACTCAACGCAATCAAGTCGAGGAAGAACGTGAGAAGACGGCGCGGCTCCTTCACTCGATTCGTGATGCGGTCATTTATGTGGAGCATACGACGCATGAAAAATTCGCTAACCAGGCCCTCTTTATCATGTTCAATCAAGCCGTCACGAAACGGAACGAGATGGACCTGTATCGCTTGGATGTTGATTTAGAAGAACTCGGCCTCCAAGTCGATCAAAAAGACTCGTTCTTCTCGTTCATGCGCCGTGCGTTTGACGGTGAGAGCATGGAGGAAAGCGTGACGTTCTCGATGAATCAAGAAGAACGATTCATCCAAATGTATGCGGAGAAAATCCACTTGCGCGGTACCCGTCATGGCACGATGCTCGTCTTCCGGGATGTGACGCAAGAGACCGAGGTCGATCGATTGAAGACAGAGCTCGTCTCGACCGTGTCGCACGAACTGCGCACACCGCTCACGAGCATCATCGGCTTCACCGAGCTGCTTCGCTATCGGACGATGGCCGCGGAGCGCACCGATCAATATTTAGGGATGATTCACCAAGAGACGCTACGTCTCGAGGACTTGATTTCAAACTTATTGGACGTGCAACGGATGGAGTCCGGCAAACAGACGTACCATAGCCAACCGGAGAGCCTGCATGACATCTTGAAAGAGACGATTGCCGTCCACCAAGGCGCGAGCGAACATCATCAGCTCGCCCTCGAATGTGACACAAATCTCTATGTATATGGTGACCGGGATCGGCTCAGTCAGCTGTTCACGAACTTGCTCCACAATGCGATTAAGTACTCGCCGGATGGCGGGAAAGTGGCCGTCTGCGTTACAAATGATAAATCAGACGTCATCGAGATTTCCATTCAAGACACAGGCATCGGGATTCCGATGGCGGCATTGCCGAAACTGTTCGACAAGTTTTATCGCGTCGACAATTCGGCCAGCCGTAAAATCGGTGGCACGGGCCTCGGCCTCGCCATCTGTAAAGAGATTGCTGAAGGACACGGCGGCTCGATTCGAGTCGATTCGAGCGTCGGCCATGGCTCGACGTTCACGATTATCTTGCCAAAGTATAGTATGGAAGACCAGATGAGCAGCTAACGAACAAGGGAGGACTCGTGTAAAGCGAGTCCTCCCTTTCGTCATTGTACTTTATTTTCAGGTCCGAAAGCCGGGTACAGCGATAGACCGCCATCCGCGAAAATCGTCGCGCCTGTGACGTACGACGACTCGTCAGAAGCAAGCCAGGCCGCCACGGCCGCAATCTGTTCAGGACGCCCGATCTCATGCGTCGGGATAAGTGCCTCAAGTCCTTTTTTCTCTTCCGGGTCTTGCATTGTCTCTTCGTTGATCGGTGTGTCGATCGCGCCCGGCGCGATGCCGTTGACAC
This sequence is a window from Exiguobacterium mexicanum. Protein-coding genes within it:
- a CDS encoding HAMP domain-containing sensor histidine kinase, whose translation is MKAWIDQRIGRQFLFVFYLFIGLILLTSLAVYMYTENRIEQTTSSLENISERRTNATELFETWQSMQYEMRGYVILGDEAMLTRVKDKQELIETQTAWFETNAVTEKEKTYASDARTLFSAYQQRVMPSLERYVVAKREGTITEPFLKMPTLGKVNPQAEPPADRKFKINSKSAADMSASIVDMETVFTEYRNSLNEEENLLREQLATHTKWAQVLWLLSLLAVLLVLFIAARPYVQRLTGQLHELIINSERLADERIIPIPAAVSSRNEVGQLTNSFRQMASSLATQRNQVEEEREKTARLLHSIRDAVIYVEHTTHEKFANQALFIMFNQAVTKRNEMDLYRLDVDLEELGLQVDQKDSFFSFMRRAFDGESMEESVTFSMNQEERFIQMYAEKIHLRGTRHGTMLVFRDVTQETEVDRLKTELVSTVSHELRTPLTSIIGFTELLRYRTMAAERTDQYLGMIHQETLRLEDLISNLLDVQRMESGKQTYHSQPESLHDILKETIAVHQGASEHHQLALECDTNLYVYGDRDRLSQLFTNLLHNAIKYSPDGGKVAVCVTNDKSDVIEISIQDTGIGIPMAALPKLFDKFYRVDNSASRKIGGTGLGLAICKEIAEGHGGSIRVDSSVGHGSTFTIILPKYSMEDQMSS